The genomic DNA ACGTTGGCAGGGCCTCTTCTAGTGGCAATCGCACTCCGGTGGGACAACGATTTGAGGTGGCTCACCGTGGTTCGTGCTGCGTGCCGAAGCTCCGTTTAGCAATTCCACTTCTTACCCTGGGCGCTTGTGGAAACGAGTCCCCAGAACTTCCGATGTTCGTGAGAAGCGACGCCATCGCTCCGAGGGCAGTAGGGAAAAACCTACTCCGATCCCACCGCATTCCAACTCCTCGCTCGGGAGCTGCGAGCGGAGCGGGTTCTTGGAGATAGCTCGCCGACAACTGTGAATGACAATCATCTGGCGGCGCAATCGCAAGGCTTCGTCGGCCACACGTCGCCGAGCCACCCGCACGAGATTCACTCAGGCGATGTCTTCCCACCAAAGGCAATCCAGCTAACACGTCACCCTAGTCAACGCCAACCAAGGCCATGGCTCCGCTCTCTGGCGACCTCCCAGCCCCGGAAGCAGCAACTGCTTCGCGGCCGCGCACGCCTGGCTCGGCCACCTTTGCTTGCGCTATAGGGCAACCGCATGTTCACTGCGGTTCGTTTGCCGTCGAAACGCCCCGGGCGAGTCCATTCCATCGAGGAGTGTCTGGCCGATTTGCGGGCCGGGAAGATGGTCATCCTGGTGGACGATGAGAACCGGGAAAACGAAGGCGACCTGTGTTTAGCCGCAGAAAAGGTGACGCCCGAAGCTATCAATTTCATGACGAAGTACGGGCGAGGGCTAATCTGCTTGGCGCTCACCGAAGAGCGGGTACGCGAGCTCGGGTTACCGATGATGGTGGCGGAAAACCGCGCACCGCTCGGCACTGCGTTCACGGTGTCCATCGATGCGCGCCACGGCATAACCACAGGGGTCAGCGCCGCCGACCGGGCGCACACCATTCGGGTCGCGATCCGCGAGGGCACGCGTCCACACGACCTTGTGACCCCCGGTCACGTTTTCCCTTTGATGGCGCGTCGTGGCGGGGTGTTGGTGCGCACCGGGCAAACGGAAGGCTCGGTGGACCTCGCCCGTCTTGCTGGCCTCAGGCCGGCAGCGGTGATTTGCGAAATCATGAAAGAGGATGGCACGATGGCGCGCCTTCCCGACCTGGAACGCTTTGCTGCAACCCACAATCTGAAAATCTGCACGATTGCCGACCTGGTGCAGTACCGCCTTCGGCACGACTCGCTCGTGCATCGTGTGGCCGAGGCCAGGCTCGACAGCCGCTATGGCGGCGAGTTCAAGATTTACGTCTACCACACCGATGTGGACGACGGAGAGCACGTGGCGTTGGTGAAGGGGAAGATTTCACCGGACGAACCGGTGCTGGTGCGGGCCCACGCCGAATTTCTCCCTGGCGACGTGTTCAACATGGCGGAGCAAAACACCGCCGCGTTACTGCAAGAGTCCATGAGGATGATCGGCGAGGCGGGCAAGGGCGTGATCGTCTACCTGCGCCGGCAAGGCCGGGGGGCCGAACTCGCACACTTGCAGCGGCAAATGGCTCGCAACCCGAGCACGGATCCCGAAACCCGGCAACGGGCGTTCCGAGACTACGGGATTGGCGCACAGATTTTGCGCGACGTCGGGGTGCGGAAAATTCGCTTGCTCAGCAATTTCCCGCGGCGGCTGGTGAGCTTGCCGGGGTACGGCCTAGAGATCGTCGAATGCGTGCCCATTGCTCTCCCCAAGGACAACGGAGGTAAAAGCTCGCCGCGCCCCCGGGCCACTAAGGCGAAGGCACCACGGGCGCGGAGTTGACCGCGGCGACGGTCCGGCGCCTGCCACGTTGCCACGCTCGTGTTCCTGCCGGCGGGCTGTTCACTGAATTTTTTCCACCCAAGCGCCCAGGTCCCAACTGTAACTCATTCCAAAACGCAGGCCGAAATTTTCGCTGGCTGTATCGAGCCCAGCCGTCGCACCGAAAAAGAACGCCATCGGGCCGTGAACCACCCGCATGCCGGCAGCGGCGCGTGTACGGTCGTTACCGAACCTCGAACCGGCCAGCCCAGAAAGCTCTGCCAGAAGCTGGAATTGGCTCGCGCCAGATTGCTCGCGCCCCCACAAGGGACCTTCAACGGCGAGCGCGTACACGAACAAATCGTCCTGTCCTCCGGGGCCAAACCTCCGGCCGAGCAATTCCCCCGGGTTCCCCAGGAGCAAGATGCCCAAATTGGTGTGCAGCCGTAGTGGGCCCGCCTCTTTGGAGACCAATGCAAGCAGGTCGAAATCCGTCTCATCCGTGCCTAAGCGATCGTCCTTGTTCGCGTTCGGCAATTTAGTTCCAAAACGCACCGCGAGAGCCGGCCAGGTCGCGTCCTCCGCGCGCACACGGACTTTGGTGTGCAAGCGGGCATCACCGGAGCCATACTGCCAGTTCGTCTGCCCGCGGGTGGTTTGCTCGTCGAGGTAAATCGCCTCGTACTGTGCCTCGATTTCGACCCAGTCGGCAGCCCCGGCGCGGAACCCGAGTTGGGGGACTGCCCAGCGGTCTTGCCGCCGCAACGCCCCTGGCGCGGTGAAAAATGGGAAGCGCTCATCCCTGGCGTACGCAGCGGAAACTGTGAGCTCGGCGCGACCATCCGGCAAAATTGCCGCATCGTAGGCATTAAGCGGGGCCAACGAAGCTTGCTGGGCAACAGCCACAGCCGGCAACCAAGCAGCCAGCACGCACCACCACCGCAAGCTCCGCATGTCACCTCCTTCGCCGCGCCGACCGAAGCAACGCGGCCGCAGTATTCGTGACGAGCGCCACAATTGCAAGACTACGCATGCTGTGCTTGCACGAATTTCGTGCGTGCTCTTCGCCAGGTCCTCCTCGCTGTGGCCCTGCCGCTGATTGCCGTTGCCGCAGACATCGTTGAGCTTTCTGTGCGCTCGGTCGCCCCGAACGCGATTCGCGGCGGGAGCGTACCGCTCGAGGTTCAAGTCCGGATCGCACCCGGATGGCACATCCACGGCCATGAAGCCGACGAACCGTTTCTGATCCCGACCGAACTTTCCTTCGAGCTCCCGGAGGGAGCCCATGTTGGGCCAATCCGTTACCCCCTAGCCGAGAGCCGCAGTTTTGCCTTTGCACCGACCAAAGTCCTCAAAGTCTATCAAGGAACTGTTCGCATTGGCTCGACCCTGACGGTGGACAAGGAATTCGCTGGATCAGAAGTGCCGGTGTCGGCTCGACTGCGCTACCAAGCCTGCACCGACACCACGTGCGCCCCGCCGAAAACGGTGACGGCACAACTCGTTTTGCCAGTCGCCGATCGCCAAGAGGCAGGCGTAGGTGGGGCAACATTTTCATCCGCAGCGACTCCCGGCCCTGATTTTTCGACTTGGTTCAGTGAGCGCGGGCGCCTGACCACGCTCTTGCTCACGCTCCTCCTCGGTCTGGGCCTCAACCTCACGCCCTGCGTGTATCCATTGATCTCGATTACAGTAGCGTTTTTCGGGCGCCAGGCGGCGAGCAACGCCTATCGGCGCGCGCTGCTCGCCGCGGCGTATGTCTCGGGCATCGTTGCCAGCTTTGTCGCGCTCGGCGTCGCCGTCGCACTCTCCGGCGGGATGTTTGGTGCCTGGCTGCAGCGTCCGCCAGTGCTCATCGGCTTCGCCGCGCTCATGATGTTGCTCGCGGGCAGCTCCTTTGGGCTGTACCAGTTCCGGCTTCCTTCTGTGCTCACGCGCCGGGCAGGCGGCGCGATGCCGGGGCTCCTTGGTGCGCTCGCTATGGGAGCAAGCATGGGGTTGGTGGCAGCGCCTTGCGTGGGGCCCGTGGTGGTGGGCTTGCTGTTGTTCGTTGGGCAGAAAGGCGATCCCTGGCTCGGCGTCCAATTGTTCGCAGCGTTAGGCACCGGCCTGGGCCTACCGTACCTGCTGCTCGCGTTCCTGGCGAGCTCGTTACACGCGTTGCCACGCTCTGGAGATTGGTTGGTTTGGATGGAGCGGCTCTTCGGTTTCGTACTGGTTGCGGCGGCGGTTTACTTCGTCGCCCCGTTGTTGCCACGGCGCGCCGTACACTTAACCTATGCCGCAGTTGCCCTCGGTGCTGCTGTGGTGCTCGGGGTTGTTCCCCTTGCGCACGCCCATCGTTGGTTTCGCTGGTTTCAACGGGTGGTAGGTGCGAGCTTACTCGGAGTCGCCCTGTGGCTGGCACTTCCCTCGGATGCTGGCAGCATGATCGAGTGGGAAGAGTACTCCGAGCTCGCATTGGAGCAGGCAGTACGCGATGGCAAACCTGTGTTGATCGATTTTGTGGCGGATTGGTGCATCCCCTGCCACGAAATGGAGGCCACGACATTTGCCGATCGCCGTGTTGCCGAGCTGGCGGAACGCTTCGTCATGCTGCGCGCAGACGTGACGCTCGATACCGAAAAAACCAAAGCCATGACCGAGCGTTTCCGCGTCCTCGGAGTGCCGACCATCGTTTTGCTCGATCCGGAGGGCCGAGAGGTACAGCGGCTGGTGGGGTACGTGACGGCGGAGGAGTTGGCGTTGGCGATGGGAAAGCTCGCTCCGCGAGCAGCCGGAGCCGAGCCGAGTGCAAGCTAAAACTCGATGGTAAAACCTTCGCTTTCTCGGTTCTCCACGTCCTCGAGTGTCACGCGCGCCCGCACGTAGCTTTGGAAGGGCGCGAAAACATAGCCGTCCACGGTTTCCCCGGGAGCAATCGTCCGGTCATGAAGAACCCTCGGCTCCACGCGTGCCCGGTCCTCTGGTGGTAGCTTGGCGAGCACTTCTCGAGCGGCAACAGGCTGGACGCGGCGCCCGTCGCCGGTTTGCAGCGTCACTGCGGCAACTTCGAAGCGGTATGGGCGCGAAGTGTGGTTCGCAACCCGAACGTGCACCGGGGCCACTCCTTGCTCGGCCAAATTGACCTCGAGCCCTGACGCACTCGGCCGCTCGACCACCACGGCAACATCCACACCGGACCCAGCCAATGGCCGCGGCGTCGGCCGGGCTGCCGCCATCGCGGCAAACGTCTTCTCGAATTGGCCAGCGAAGTCCAAGGACGCCAAACCCTGCCCTTCAGCTTTCGCCTCGATTTCCGCCCCCATCGTCGTGCAAAACACTTGGACCAAGACACGCGCGGTGCGTCCCGGATCTTCTTTCCTGCCGACGACAACGCCCGGGGAGCCTGGCTCCGCCCGGGTCACCTCGGCAATCTGGTAGCCTAAGCGCTGGACGGCAGAGATCGCGAGCTGCTGGGCCTCCCCGCAGGTCATCCCTTTTTCTTCGATGCGCACATAGCGTCCCGCGCAACTGGCAAGCAACAAACCCAGCAGCACGAGTTTGCTTTTGCGGAGGGCAACGCTGACTACAAACATCCTTGTGCATTAAGCCTAAATGCCTGGCCCATGCAAAGGCAGCTGCGTCGGTTCGTCTGAGTTCGCTTGCCGAACGGCTGTGCGCGCAGCGCGAATCGCTCACCGAATTTCTGCTTGCGCGCGCGGGCAAATTCATGCCATCAAGAGCTATTTACGATGGAAGGGAGGCCGCTCAGTGGAGGCTCCGTGACCAAGAACGGAACCAGGGGCTTCGTTCCTTTACTCGCCCGAGCTCGAGCGGCAGGGTGGTTATTACTTATCGCTTTGGCTGGTTTTGCGATCGCCGAGGTGGTCGCTCGCCCTCTTGAGAACCCCGGAGTCACCGCGGTCCACCTTGTAGGACTAGGCGTCCTCGCTATGCTCATGGTGCCGCTGTACCGGGGATCGTCGGAGCGCACGCTGATCACCGCCGCTGTGTTTGCTGTGCTGACAGCGGCGTTCGTAAGCGTTGCTGTCGCAGCCCTCACCGGCGATGCGAATAGTGCGTCGTTCATTTTTGTGTCGCTCGCCATGGGGAGTGCAGCCTTAGTCCCGTGGGGAGCGCGAGCCCAGACGCTCGTGGCAACCATTCTGGCCCTGTTGTTCCCGATCGCCGTGTACTCGGCGGAAGGCGCCTTCAGTCCGTTCCGCCTGCGAGAGTACCTCGGACTAATTGTGGTCCTCGGCGCCTCCGTTTACATCGCAGCGGAGCTCGAGCGCAATCGCCGACGAGCCGCTGCTGAGCTCCAGCGGAGACTGGAACGCGAACGGGAACTTGATGCGCAGAGGCGTTTTCTGCGAGCGGTCATCGACATCAACCCCCACCTCATCTTCGCGAAAGACCGACAGGGCCGCTTCACCTTGGTCAATCAAGCAGTTGCCGAGGTCTATGGGACAACGGTCGATTATTTGCTCGGCAAAACCGATGCTGACTTCAATCCTCACGAAGAAGAAGTCGCGTTTTTTCGCAAGATTGACTTAGAAGTTCTGGATACCGGAGAAGAAAGAATCGTTCCTGAAGAACGCATCACCGACGCCCAGGGGAACGTCCGTTGGTTGCGCACGATCAAGCGGCCCCTCTTCTCGCAGGACGGGAGACCCGAGCAAGTGCTGGGCGTGGCCATGGACATTACGGAGCAGCGGACCTTTCAGGAAGAGCTCCGCGAAGAGGCCCTCATCGCCTCCACGTTGTCCCGCGCGGCGGAGGACATTATCGCTGCGCTCAACAGCCCTCAGCTTCCCGCGGTGCTCTGTGGTGTTGCTACTTGGGCGCTCGGGGGTAGGTGGGCGCAACTTTGGACCGTGGACGAAGAGAGCGGCCGTGTGCGACCCGAAGCACAGCACGCAGCGTCCCCGGAAGTGTGGCAGGCGCTGCAAGTGGTGGAAGTTCACAAATCGATGGTGATTGATTTGTGGCGCCGGGTCGAGACCAGAGAGATCGTTACCATTTCGCCGCAAAAAGCAAGCCAGTGGATTCCGCAAACCCTACTGGGCTTGGCCAAAGCATTCTCTGGCGCCGCGGTCATTCCCCTCTGGCGCGGAAACCAAATTTCGGGTGCGCTCGTGGTGGGCGTGCAGGAAGAGGCTCTGCCATTGGCGCGGCCACTGGAGCGCATCGCTAATGGTTTGTCGCAGCTCGCCTCGCTGACCTTGGAAAACGCCCGCCTCGTGCATGAAGTGGAGCGGGCGAGTCGTCTGAAGTCGGAGTTCATGGCCACCATGTCGCACGAGTTGCGCACGCCGTTGAATGTCATCATCGGCTACAGCGGTCTGCTGCTCGAAGGCGCACTCGGGGAGCTCAGCAAAGATCAGGTGGAAGCCGTGGAGCGTTTGCGCGCGAATGCGTTGCAACTCCTCGACCTTGTGAATGCGACCCTCGATGTCACGCGACTGGAAACCGGGAGAGTTCCGCTCGAGTTGCGGCCGACATCCGTTCCCGAAGTCGTAGCGCAGACGGTGCGAGAAACCGTGGATCAACTTCGCCCGACGGGGTTGGACATTTGGCGCGCCGTACCCCCGACTCTGCCGCGGGTGACGACGGATCCGGTCAAGCTGAAAGTCATCCTGAAAAACCTTCTCGCGAACGCCATGAAGTTTACTCCTTCGGGTTGGGTCCTCATCGACAGTCAAGTGTACAAGGACGAGCTCGTGATCCGCGTGGCAGACACTGGAATCGGCATTCCACCGACGGAGATCGAGCGCATCTTTGAGCCTTTTCAGCAGGTGGGTGCTCCGGTGGACCATCGTCACGGTGGGGTCGGCCTTGGCCTCTATATCGTGCGGCGACTGGTCGATGCCTTTGGCGGGGAAATCACCGTCGAAAGCCAAGTCGGCTACGGCACGGCGTTCACTGTACGGCTGCCAGTGGAGCCGCACGGCGCAAGCGCCCTGTAGTCTGCTGAGCACGCCGTAAAGTGAACCGAGCTGGGGTTAGAGGTCGTTGTCGTCGCGCAAGTCGATGACCAGCGGCTGCGCGTTGTTGGTCGGGTTTCCGTCGGGATTTTGCCCTGTCACCCGCACCTCTGCGGTGCAGCGTGCCGGAGAGCCGGGGAAGATCGACGTGACAGTGTCTAGCTGAAAGACCAGGGGAATTTGGGCGCTCACTCGGGCATTGCTGCCCATCGCAACTCCGGCAAAGGTGCGACTCAACTTCGGGATGAGAGCCGGTTGGACGAGACCGCCGGGGCAGGTCCCAGGATTCACATGAACGGACACGTTGTCCGGCGCCGGTC from Candidatus Binatia bacterium includes the following:
- the ribB gene encoding 3,4-dihydroxy-2-butanone-4-phosphate synthase — encoded protein: MFTAVRLPSKRPGRVHSIEECLADLRAGKMVILVDDENRENEGDLCLAAEKVTPEAINFMTKYGRGLICLALTEERVRELGLPMMVAENRAPLGTAFTVSIDARHGITTGVSAADRAHTIRVAIREGTRPHDLVTPGHVFPLMARRGGVLVRTGQTEGSVDLARLAGLRPAAVICEIMKEDGTMARLPDLERFAATHNLKICTIADLVQYRLRHDSLVHRVAEARLDSRYGGEFKIYVYHTDVDDGEHVALVKGKISPDEPVLVRAHAEFLPGDVFNMAEQNTAALLQESMRMIGEAGKGVIVYLRRQGRGAELAHLQRQMARNPSTDPETRQRAFRDYGIGAQILRDVGVRKIRLLSNFPRRLVSLPGYGLEIVECVPIALPKDNGGKSSPRPRATKAKAPRARS
- a CDS encoding thioredoxin family protein, with amino-acid sequence MQDYACCACTNFVRALRQVLLAVALPLIAVAADIVELSVRSVAPNAIRGGSVPLEVQVRIAPGWHIHGHEADEPFLIPTELSFELPEGAHVGPIRYPLAESRSFAFAPTKVLKVYQGTVRIGSTLTVDKEFAGSEVPVSARLRYQACTDTTCAPPKTVTAQLVLPVADRQEAGVGGATFSSAATPGPDFSTWFSERGRLTTLLLTLLLGLGLNLTPCVYPLISITVAFFGRQAASNAYRRALLAAAYVSGIVASFVALGVAVALSGGMFGAWLQRPPVLIGFAALMMLLAGSSFGLYQFRLPSVLTRRAGGAMPGLLGALAMGASMGLVAAPCVGPVVVGLLLFVGQKGDPWLGVQLFAALGTGLGLPYLLLAFLASSLHALPRSGDWLVWMERLFGFVLVAAAVYFVAPLLPRRAVHLTYAAVALGAAVVLGVVPLAHAHRWFRWFQRVVGASLLGVALWLALPSDAGSMIEWEEYSELALEQAVRDGKPVLIDFVADWCIPCHEMEATTFADRRVAELAERFVMLRADVTLDTEKTKAMTERFRVLGVPTIVLLDPEGREVQRLVGYVTAEELALAMGKLAPRAAGAEPSAS
- a CDS encoding DUF4352 domain-containing protein — protein: MFVVSVALRKSKLVLLGLLLASCAGRYVRIEEKGMTCGEAQQLAISAVQRLGYQIAEVTRAEPGSPGVVVGRKEDPGRTARVLVQVFCTTMGAEIEAKAEGQGLASLDFAGQFEKTFAAMAAARPTPRPLAGSGVDVAVVVERPSASGLEVNLAEQGVAPVHVRVANHTSRPYRFEVAAVTLQTGDGRRVQPVAAREVLAKLPPEDRARVEPRVLHDRTIAPGETVDGYVFAPFQSYVRARVTLEDVENRESEGFTIEF
- a CDS encoding PAS domain-containing sensor histidine kinase translates to MTKNGTRGFVPLLARARAAGWLLLIALAGFAIAEVVARPLENPGVTAVHLVGLGVLAMLMVPLYRGSSERTLITAAVFAVLTAAFVSVAVAALTGDANSASFIFVSLAMGSAALVPWGARAQTLVATILALLFPIAVYSAEGAFSPFRLREYLGLIVVLGASVYIAAELERNRRRAAAELQRRLERERELDAQRRFLRAVIDINPHLIFAKDRQGRFTLVNQAVAEVYGTTVDYLLGKTDADFNPHEEEVAFFRKIDLEVLDTGEERIVPEERITDAQGNVRWLRTIKRPLFSQDGRPEQVLGVAMDITEQRTFQEELREEALIASTLSRAAEDIIAALNSPQLPAVLCGVATWALGGRWAQLWTVDEESGRVRPEAQHAASPEVWQALQVVEVHKSMVIDLWRRVETREIVTISPQKASQWIPQTLLGLAKAFSGAAVIPLWRGNQISGALVVGVQEEALPLARPLERIANGLSQLASLTLENARLVHEVERASRLKSEFMATMSHELRTPLNVIIGYSGLLLEGALGELSKDQVEAVERLRANALQLLDLVNATLDVTRLETGRVPLELRPTSVPEVVAQTVRETVDQLRPTGLDIWRAVPPTLPRVTTDPVKLKVILKNLLANAMKFTPSGWVLIDSQVYKDELVIRVADTGIGIPPTEIERIFEPFQQVGAPVDHRHGGVGLGLYIVRRLVDAFGGEITVESQVGYGTAFTVRLPVEPHGASAL